Proteins encoded by one window of Vitis vinifera cultivar Pinot Noir 40024 chromosome 10, ASM3070453v1:
- the LOC100249787 gene encoding pentatricopeptide repeat-containing protein At1g08070, chloroplastic translates to MSRTPNPLTNPPSNPQILSLFNPCKTLRHLKQVHAQIITHHNSPFQLSALASLSALSPFPTFLAYAKTIFHHLQNPPPSLYNSLIRALSSSKTPLEALPLYHTMLQSGLKPDHMTYPFVIKACNESSVTWFGLLVHTHVVKSGFECDSYIVSSLIHLYANGKDLGAAKQLFNLCSARDVVSWNAMIDGYVKHVEMGHARMVFDRMVCRDVISWNTMINGYAIVGKIDEAKRLFDEMPERNLVSWNSMLAGFVKCGNVEDAFGLFSEMPCRDVVSWNSMLACYAQCGKPNEALALFDQMRAVGVKPTEATVVSLLSACAHLGALDKGLHLHTYINDNRIEVNSIVGTALVDMYAKCGKISLATQVFNAMESKDVLAWNTIIAGMAIHGNVKEAQQLFKEMKEAGVEPNDITFVAILSACSHAGMVDEGQKLLDCMSSSYGIEPKVEHYGCVIDLLARAGFLEEAMELIGTMPMEPNPSALGALLGGCRIHGNFELGEMVGKRLINLQPCHSGRYILLSNIYAAAKKWDDARKVRNLMKVNGISKVPGVSVIELKGMVHRFVAGDWSHPESNKIYEKLNEIHTRLKSAIGYSADTGNVLLDMEEEDKEHALAVHSEKLAIAYGLLHLDSKEAIRIVKNLRVCRDCHHVIKLISKVYGREIIVRDRNRFHHFEDGECSCLDFW, encoded by the exons ATGAGCAGAACTCCAAACCCACTCACAAATCCTCCCTCAAACCCTCAAATCCTCTCCCTCTTCAACCCCTGCAAAACCCTGAGACATCTCAAACAAGTCCATGCCCAGATCATCACCCACCATAACTCCCCTTTTCAACTCTCCGCCTTGGCCTCTCTCTCTGCCCTTTCCCCATTTCCAACGTTTCTGGCCTATGCCAAGACCATCTTCCACCACCTCCAAAACCCACCTCCCTCACTCTACAACTCCCTCATCAGAGCCCTCTCCTCAAGTAAAACCCCACTTGAAGCACTCCCATTGTACCACACTATGCTCCAAAGTGGCCTAAAGCCTGATCACATGACGTACCCTTTTGTTATAAAAGCTTGTAATGAGTCATCCGTGACTTGGTTTGGGTTATTGGTTCATACCCATGTTGTTAAAAGTGGTTTTGAGTGCGATTCTTATATTGTCAGCTCTTTGATTCATTTATATGCAAATGGGAAAGATTTGGGTGCTGCTAAGCAGCTTTTTAATCTGTGTTCTGCCAGAGATGTGGTTTCTTGGAATGCAATGATTGATGGGTATGTTAAGCATGTTGAAATGGGGCATGCCCGGATGGTGTTTGATAGGATGGTGTGTAGGGACGTGATTTCTTGGAATACTATGATCAATGGCTATGCAATTGTTGGGAAGATTGACGAAGCTAAGAGactgtttgatgaaatgcctgAGAGAAATCTGGTATCTTGGAATTCCATGTTGGCTGGGTTTGTCAAATGCGGGAATGTGGAGGACGCTTTTGGGCTGTTCAGCGAGATGCCTTGTAGGGATGTAGTGTCATGGAACTCCATGTTGGCGTGCTACGCGCAGTGTGGGAAGCCGAATGAGGCCCTGGCACTTTTTGATCAAATGCGGGCTGTGGGCGTAAAGCCAACTGAAGCAACTGTTGTCAGCCTCTTATCGGCTTGTGCCCATCTGGGCGCTTTGGATAAGGGTTTGCATTTGCATACTTATATCAATGATAATAGAATTGAGGTCAATTCCATTGTTGGTACTGCACTTGTGGACATGTATGCGAAATGTGGAAAAATTTCCCTTGCCACGCAAGTTTTTAATGCAATGGAGTCCAAAGATGTTCTAGCTTGGAACACAATCATAGCAGGCATGGCCATACACGGCAATGTCAAAGAAGCCCAACAGCTTTTCAAGGAGATGAAAGAGGCAGGTGTTGAACCAAATGACATAACCTTTGTAGCTATACTCAGTGCCTGTAGCCATGCTGGAATGGTGGATGAAGGTCAAAAACTCTTAGACTGCATGAGCAGCAGTTATGGGATTGAGCCAAAGGTTGAGCATTATGGTTGTGTTATTGATCTCCTTGCCCGTGCAGGGTTCTTGGAGGAGGCTATGGAACTTATAGGGACTATGCCCATGGAGCCCAACCCAAGCGCGTTGGGGGCATTGCTTGGAGGCTGCAGGATCCATGGCAACTTTGAGCTGGGTGAGATGGTGGGAAAACGCCTCATCAATCTTCAGCCATGCCACAGTGGCCG CTACATCCTCCTCTCAAACATATATGCAGCAGCAAAAAAATGGGACGATGCAAGAAAAGTGAGGAACCTTATGAAGGTCAACGGCATCTCCAAGGTGCCAGGAGTGAGCGTGATCGAGCTGAAAGGCATGGTGCATCGGTTTGTGGCTGGTGACTGGTCACACCCGGAATCAAACAAGATATATGAGAAGTTGAATGAGATACACACAAGGCTGAAGAGTGCAATTGGGTATTCAGCAGATACCGGGAATGTGTTGTTGGACATGGAAGAGGAAGATAAAGAACATGCTCTAGCTGTTCATAGTGAGAAGCTGGCCATTGCTTATGGGCTACTACACTTGGATTCAAAAGAAGCCATTAGGATTGTGAAGAACCTTAGGGTTTGCAGAGATTGTCACCATGTCATCAAGCTGATTTCAAAGGTTTATGGTCGAGAAATTATTGTAAGGGATCGGAATCGGTTTCATCATTTTGAAGATGGTGAATGTTCCTGTCTTGATTTTTGGTAG